The following coding sequences lie in one Zingiber officinale cultivar Zhangliang chromosome 2B, Zo_v1.1, whole genome shotgun sequence genomic window:
- the LOC122046580 gene encoding polyadenylate-binding protein RBP45-like: MMQTGGGMVHPPPMVPPPMDQQQPPQQWMMMAPPPPPPQVQYYQTGPAPPMWNQQSSQVPPPAPQFQVSPSIPPPQMQYQAASAPSPAQALAPQPSSADETQTLWIGELQYWMDENYLYSCFAHSGEVISVKVIRNKQTGQSEGYGFIEFVSHVAADRVLQIYNSQVMPNSEQVFRLNWATSGAGEKHDDGVDYTIFVGDLAADVTDYLLQETFKNQYQSIKGARVVTDRLTGRTKGYGFVKFGDPSEQARAMTEMNGVYCSTRPMRIGPAANKKTLVTQQQFSTNASYQTPPSADSENDPNNTTLFVGGLDSNVTDDHLRHTFSQYGEIVYVKIPLGKRCGFVQFSNRPSAEEALRMLNGIQLGGQNIRLSWGRSPTNKQPQQDPSQWNGSYYGYNQGYNAYGYATEDPNTYTYTGYPGYRNYQQQPPQA; this comes from the exons ATGATGCAGACGGGTGGTGGAATGGTTCATCCCCCGCCAATGGTACCGCCGCCGATGGACCAGCAGCAACCTCCCCAGCAGTGGATGATGATGGCGCCGCCTCCTCCTCCCCCTCAAGTGCAGTACTACCAGACTGGGCCAGCGCCGCCCATGTGGAACCAGCAGAGTTCCCAGGTGCCACCGCCGGCCCCCCAGTTCCAGGTCTCGCCATCGATTCCACCTCCCCAGATGCAGTACCAGGCAGCGTCAGCTCCATCCCCGGCCCAAGCATTGGCACCGCAGCCTTCTTCAGCTGATGAGACTCAGACGCTTTGGATTGGTGAATTGCAGTATTGGATGGACGAGAATTATCTCTACAGCTGCTTTGCTCATAGTGGAGAG GTTATTTCAGTTAAAGTAATCCGCAATAAGCAGACTGGGCAGTCTGAGGGTTATGGCTTTATCGAGTTTGTATCTCATGTTGCTGCAGATCGAGTTCTTCAAATATACAATAGTCAAGTGATGCCCAACTCAGAACAAGTTTTCAGGCTGAATTGGGCAACAAGTGGAGCAGGTGAGAAACATGATGATGGTGTAGATTATACAATTTTTGTTGGGGATTTGGCTGCCGATGTCACTGATTATTTGCTACAAGAGACATTTAAGAATCAGTACCAATCAATCAAGGGTGCCCGAGTTGTTACTGATAGACTGACTGGGCGCACCAAGGGATATGGGTTTGTTAAGTTTGGCGATCCAAGTGAACAAGCAAGGGCCATGACCGAAATGAATGGTGTTTACTGTTCGACAAGACCCATGAGAATTGGTCCAGCTGCTAATAAGAAGACTCTGGTAACCCAACAGCAATTCTCTACAAATG CTTCCTACCAAACTCCACCGAGTGCTGACTCTGAGAATGATCCAAATAATACCACT TTGTTTGTTGGTGGCCTGGACTCAAACGTCACAGATGATCATTTGCGGCATACATTTAGCCAATATGGAGAGATAGTCTATGTTAAAATACCTTTAGGCAAGCGCTGTGGTTTTGTTCAATTCTCTAATAG ACCTAGTGCTGAGGAAGCTTTGAGGATGCTTAATGGGATCCAGTTAGGTGGTCAAAACATCCGACTCTCATGGGGACGCAGTCCAACAAATAAACAG CCACAACAAGATCCCAGCCAATGGAATGGAAGCTACTATGGGTACAACCAAGGTTACAATGCCTATGGATATGCAACTGAAGACCCTAATACATACACTTACACTGGATATCCAGGATACAGAAACTATCAGCAGCAGCCACCTCAG GCTTGA
- the LOC122046581 gene encoding uncharacterized protein LOC122046581 isoform X1 → MANAWRREKPSHLFSPRTLISLLLSTSLLLFLFFFCSSSRSTPLRGRETFALSPAGIRPFDCHACPQASPVFASLVEGVKHPFLYSLSDFGSLPEKPHKNIARMLKGKPFRRPDISATLQEFLEGKERDEGLVVDVGANVGMATFAAAAMGFRVVAFEPVFENLQRICDGMFLNRAGDRVTLYAAAASDRIGNITFHKLVGRLDNSAISATGAKLAFKSNQEVAVEVATVPLDEVIPEAERILIIKIDVQGWEYHVLRGASKLLSRGKSEAPYLIYEEDERLLQASNTTVDQIRKFLSSMGYHHCSRHGTMENYAIPMQTRNLTWAHSELHVDLPDCGLVVLKNWEMQHGDLLVLVSFLTIVFCSIKQFLAYTVRRLVSILCL, encoded by the exons ATGGCGAACGCATGGAGGAGGGAGAAGCCCTCGCACCTCTTCTCCCCGAGAACCCTAATCTCCTTGCTCCTCTCCACCTCCTTGCTcctattcctcttcttcttctgctcctcctccagatccaCACCCCTCCGCGGCCGTGAGACCTTCGCCCTATCCCCTGCCGGGATCCGGCCCTTCGACTGCCACGCCTGCCCGCAGGCGTCGCCGGTATTTGCCAGCCTCGTCGAGGGCGTCAAGCACCCATTCCTGTATTCTCTTTCTGACTTCGGATCCCTCCCGGAGAAGCCACACAAGAACATAGCCCGCATGCTCAAGGGGAAGCCCTTTCGCCGTCCTGACATTTCGGCGACGTTGCAAGAGTTTCTGGAAGGGAAGGAGAGGGATGAGGGGTTGGTGGTGGACGTGGGGGCCAATGTCGGGATGGCGACCTTCGCGGCGGCTGCGATGGGTTTCAGAGTGGTCGCTTTCGAGCCGGTGTTTGAGAATCTGCAGAGGATCTGCGACGGCATGTTTTTGAATCGGGCAGGGGATCGGGTAACTCTGTATGCTGCGGCTGCCTCCGATCGGATCGGGAACATTACATTCCACAAG TTGGTCGGCCGGCTTGACAACAGTGCAATCTCTGCAACTGGAGCTAAGCTTGCATTCAAATCTAACCAAGAGGTTGCTGTGGAAGTGGCAACAGTACCATTGGATGAGGTAATTCCTGAAGCAGAGCGGATTCTGATAATCAAGATTGATGTTCAGGGGTGGGAGTACCATGTCcttagaggtgcctccaagctcttgTCTAGAGGCAAAAGTGAAGCTCCTTACCTTATATatgaggaagatgaaaggttacTCCAGGCAAGCAACACGACCGTAGATCAGATCAGGAAGTTCCTTAGTAGTATGGGTTATCATCATTGCAGTCGTCATG GTACCATGGAAAATTATGCAATACCGATGCAGACTAGAAATCTGACTTGGGCACACAGTGAATTGCACGTCGACTTACCTGATTGTGGGCTGGTGGTCCTCAAGAATTGGGAGATGCAGCATGGCGATCTCTTGGTCTTGGTTTCTTTCCTAACAATTGTCTTCTGCTCTATAAAACAATTTCTTGCTTACACAGTTAGACGTCTTGTAAGTATTTTATGCTTGTAG
- the LOC122046579 gene encoding calcium-dependent protein kinase 19-like, with product MGLCGSKSKHTVATRDIDGYFSQEPTPPAVAVEATKESPRTPPPPSSGASTILGKPFEEVRSLYSLGKELGRGQFGVTYVCTDRATGATYACKSISKRKLSRRSDRDDVKREVQIMQHLSGQANIVEFRGAYEDRNSVNVVMELCAGGDLFDRISAKGDYSEREAAAVGRAVVGVVNTCHFMGVMHRDLKPENFLLTTNDEDAMLKATDFGLSVFIEEGKVYKDMVGSVYYIAPEVLKQRYGKEIDVWSAGVILYILLSGVPPFWAETERGIFDAISKGEFDFESTPWPTISSSAKDLIGKMLTMDPKKRITASEALQHPWLKEGGEASDKPIDSAVLIRLKQFKAMNKLKKMALKVIAENLSEEEIKGLKQMFSNMDTDKNGSITYEELKTGLARLGSKLSETEIKQLVEAADVDGNGTIDYIEFITATMHRHKLERDEHLYKAFQYFDKDNSGFITRDELESAMKEQGMGDAETIKEIISEVDRDNDGKINYDEFCSMMRSGIQKE from the exons ATGGGTCTTTGTGGAAGCAAAAGCAAGCATACCGTTGCGACCAGAGACATCGACGGCTACTTCTCCCAAGAGCCAACTCCGCCGGCAGTGGCGGTGGAAGCAACGAAGGAGAGTCCCCGTACCCCTCCACCTCCGTCCTCCGGCGCCAGCACCATCCTAGGGAAGCCGTTCGAGGAGGTGCGGTCACTCTACTCCCTGGGGAAGGAGCTCGGCCGCGGCCAGTTCGGCGTCACGTACGTGTGCACCGACCGCGCCACCGGCGCCACCTACGCTTGCAAGTCCATCTCCAAGCGCAAGCTCTCCCGCCGGAGCGACCGAGACGACGTGAAGCGGGAGGTGCAGATCATGCAGCACCTGAGCGGGCAGGCCAACATCGTGGAGTTCCGCGGCGCGTACGAGGACCGCAACTCGGTGAACGTGGTCATGGAGCTCTGCGCAGGCGGCGACCTCTTCGACCGGATCAGCGCCAAGGGGGACTACTCGGAGCGGGAGGCGGCGGCGGTGGGCCGGGCGGTGGTGGGAGTGGTGAACACCTGCCACTTCATGGGGGTGATGCACCGGGATCTGAAACCGGAGAACTTCTTGCTGACCACTAACGACGAGGACGCCATGCTCAAGGCCACCGACTTCGGCCTCTCCGTCTTCATCGAGGAAG GAAAAGTGTACAAAGACATGGTTGGAAGTGTTTACTAcattgctcctgaagttctaaAGCAACGTTACGGGAAGGAGATCGATGTATGGAGCGCAGGTGTGATTTTGTACATCCTACTCAGTGGTGTTCCTCCTTTTTGGGCTG AAACCGAAAGAGGGATATTCGATGCCATTTCGAAGGGGGAATTCGACTTTGAAAGTACTCCTTGGCCAACAATATCAAGCAGTGCCAAAGATCTAATTGGGAAGATGCTAACCatggatccaaagaaaagaatTACAGCATCCGAAGCCCTTC AACATCCATGGCTCAAAGAAGGTGGAGAGGCATCTGATAAACCTATAGACAGTGCAGTGCTTATAAGGCTGAAGCAATTCAAAGCAATGAACAAACTTAAGAAGATGGCACTAAAG GTGATTGCTGAAAACCTTTCCGAGGAGGAAATCAAAGGACTCAAGCAGATGTTTAGCAACATGGACACCGACAAGAATGGTTCAATCACATATGAAGAGCTAAAGACAGGATTGGCACGACTTGGCTCAAAGCTATCAGAGACTGAAATCAAGCAGCTCGTGGAAGCT GCTGATGTCGATGGAAATGGAACCATCGACTACATTGAATTCATCACCGCTACAATGCACCGGCATAAACTAGAAAGGGATGAGCATTTATACAAAGCCTTTCAGTACTTTGACAAAGACAACAGTGG GTTTATTACAAGAGATGAGCTGGAATCAGCCATGAAAGAACAAGGAATGGGTGATGCAGAAACTATCAAGGAAATTATATCAGAAGTTGATAGAGACAAT GATGGAAAGATCAACTATGACGAATTCTGTTCTATGATGAGGAGCGGAATACAGAAAGAGTGA
- the LOC122046581 gene encoding uncharacterized protein LOC122046581 isoform X2, translating to MANAWRREKPSHLFSPRTLISLLLSTSLLLFLFFFCSSSRSTPLRGRETFALSPAGIRPFDCHACPQASPVFASLVEGVKHPFLYSLSDFGSLPEKPHKNIARMLKGKPFRRPDISATLQEFLEGKERDEGLVVDVGANVGMATFAAAAMGFRVVAFEPVFENLQRICDGMFLNRAGDRVTLYAAAASDRIGNITFHKLVGRLDNSAISATGAKLAFKSNQEVAVEVATVPLDEVIPEAERILIIKIDVQGWEYHVLRGASKLLSRGKSEAPYLIYEEDERLLQASNTTVDQIRKFLSSMGYHHCSRHGTDAHCTKD from the exons ATGGCGAACGCATGGAGGAGGGAGAAGCCCTCGCACCTCTTCTCCCCGAGAACCCTAATCTCCTTGCTCCTCTCCACCTCCTTGCTcctattcctcttcttcttctgctcctcctccagatccaCACCCCTCCGCGGCCGTGAGACCTTCGCCCTATCCCCTGCCGGGATCCGGCCCTTCGACTGCCACGCCTGCCCGCAGGCGTCGCCGGTATTTGCCAGCCTCGTCGAGGGCGTCAAGCACCCATTCCTGTATTCTCTTTCTGACTTCGGATCCCTCCCGGAGAAGCCACACAAGAACATAGCCCGCATGCTCAAGGGGAAGCCCTTTCGCCGTCCTGACATTTCGGCGACGTTGCAAGAGTTTCTGGAAGGGAAGGAGAGGGATGAGGGGTTGGTGGTGGACGTGGGGGCCAATGTCGGGATGGCGACCTTCGCGGCGGCTGCGATGGGTTTCAGAGTGGTCGCTTTCGAGCCGGTGTTTGAGAATCTGCAGAGGATCTGCGACGGCATGTTTTTGAATCGGGCAGGGGATCGGGTAACTCTGTATGCTGCGGCTGCCTCCGATCGGATCGGGAACATTACATTCCACAAG TTGGTCGGCCGGCTTGACAACAGTGCAATCTCTGCAACTGGAGCTAAGCTTGCATTCAAATCTAACCAAGAGGTTGCTGTGGAAGTGGCAACAGTACCATTGGATGAGGTAATTCCTGAAGCAGAGCGGATTCTGATAATCAAGATTGATGTTCAGGGGTGGGAGTACCATGTCcttagaggtgcctccaagctcttgTCTAGAGGCAAAAGTGAAGCTCCTTACCTTATATatgaggaagatgaaaggttacTCCAGGCAAGCAACACGACCGTAGATCAGATCAGGAAGTTCCTTAGTAGTATGGGTTATCATCATTGCAGTCGTCATGGTACCGATGCACACTGCACAAAGGATTAA
- the LOC122046578 gene encoding L-ascorbate oxidase homolog has protein sequence MMMGKSSLLASFLSLLLLLSSCVGENPYKFFTWNVTSGDIWPLGVKQQGILINGQFPGPLIDAVTNDNIIINVYNSLPEPFLISWNGIQQRRNSWEDGVYGTNCPIPPGGNFTYVMQMKDQIGSYFYFPSLAFHKAAGGFGGIRILSRPMIPVPFPPPADDYTLLIGDWFKANHTDLRYLLDSGRDLPFPDGLLINGRGQYGNTFTVEQGKTYRFRISNVGLATALNVRIQGHTMLLVEVEGSHTLQNTYSSFDLHLGQSCSFLVTADQPPMDYLIAVSTRFTSTVLSTTAVFRYSNSGGKSAGPPPGGPTIEIDWSLNQARSIRWNLTASGPRPNPQGSYHYGLVNTTRTIRLANSAPVINGKQRYAVNSVSFIPADTPLKVADFYNIQGVFTLGSIQDSPTYGPGYLQTSVMASNMRDYVEIIFENGEDTVQSWHIDGYSFWVVGLDGGQWTPASRDGYNLRDAVARCTVQVYPKSWSAIYMPLDNVGMWNIRSENWARQYLGQQFYLRVYSPANSWRDENPIPRNALLCGRASGRRTRPL, from the exons ATGATGATGGGGAAGAGCAGCCTCCTGGCCTCTTTCCTCTCTCTGCTTCTCTTGCTGTCTTCTTGTGTTGGGGAAAACCCCTACAAGTTCTTCACCTGGAATGTGACCTCCGGCGACATCTGGCCTCTTGGTGTCAAGCAACAG GGGATTTTGATCAACGGCCAGTTCCCAGGGCCACTGATCGATGCCGTCACCAAcgataacatcatcatcaacgtCTACAACAGCTTGCCTGAGCCCTTCCTCATTTCATG GAATGGGATACAGCAGAGGAGAAACTCATGGGAAGATGGTGTTTATGGCACCAACTGCCCGATCCCTCCCGGCGGTAACTTCACTTACGTGATGCAAATGAAGGACCAGATCGGTAGCTACTTCTACTTCCCCTCGCTGGCTTTCCACAAGGCCGCCGGCGGATTCGGCGGCATCAGGATTCTCAGCCGGCCAATGATTCCAGTCCCGTTCCCTCCTCCTGCAGATGATTACACCCTTTTGATCGGCGACTGGTTCAAAGCTAACCACACC GACTTGAGGTACTTGTTAGACAGTGGCCGAGATCTCCCTTTCCCGGACGGCCTCTTGATCAATGGCCGAGGACAGTATGGAAACACTTTCACCGTCGAGCAAGGTAAAACCTATCGTTTCCGGATATCGAACGTCGGACTGGCAACGGCACTGAACGTAAGAATTCAAGGACACACGATGTTGCTGGTGGAGGTGGAAGGATCACACACCCTGCAAAACACTTACTCTTCCTTCGATCTCCACTTGGGCCAGTCCTGCTCGTTTCTGGTCACAGCCGATCAGCCACCGATGGACTACCTCATCGCCGTCTCGACGCGGTTCACCAGCACCGTGCTCTCGACCACCGCCGTCTTCCGATACAGTAACTCCGGCGGGAAGTCGGCCGGCCCGCCACCGGGAGGGCCGACTATCGAGATAGACTGGTCGCTCAACCAGGCACGATCCATTAGATGGAATCTGACCGCAAGCGGACCGAGGCCAAACCCACAAGGTTCGTATCATTATGGACTTGTGAACACCACAAGAACCATCAGGCTTGCCAACTCTGCTCCGGTCATCAACGGCAAGCAGAGATACGCAGTCAACAGCGTCTCCTTCATTCCGGCCGATACGCCGCTCAAAGTGGCCGACTTCTACAACATTCAGGGAGTCTTCACGCTGGGAAGCATTCAGGACAGCCCGACTTATGGACCTGGCTATTTGCAGACCTCGGTCATGGCGTCTAACATGCGAGATTACGTCGAGATCATCTTTGAGAACGGGGAGGACACCGTGCAGTCATGGCACATCGACGGATACTCCTTCTGGGTTGTTGG ATTGGACGGAGGGCAATGGACGCCGGCGAGTAGGGATGGTTACAATTTGAGAGATGCAGTAGCTCGATGCACAGTTCAG GTATACCCCAAGTCGTGGTCTGCGATCTACATGCCATTGGACAACGTCGGAATGTGGAACATCCGGTCGGAGAACTGGGCGAGACAGTACTTGGGGCAGCAGTTCTATCTCCGAGTCTACTCTCCGGCCAACTCATGGAGGGATGAGAATCCGATTCCGAGGAACGCCCTCCTCTGCGGCCGGGCATCGGGTCGTCGAACAAGGCCGCTCTGA